A genomic window from Triticum urartu cultivar G1812 chromosome 7, Tu2.1, whole genome shotgun sequence includes:
- the LOC125523297 gene encoding protein DETOXIFICATION 49-like: MCHCSQQQARGVHEALLQPPVLHDRPKKARGGGGGGASAEVASIVRLAVPMVGAGLLMYARSLVSMIFLGRLGRLPLAGGSLALGFANITGYSVLSGLAAGMDPVCGQAFGAGRTSVLAAALRRTVSLLLVASIPVSLLWVAMHRILVATGQDPDIAAAAYDFIMCSLPDLLVQSFLHPIRVYLRAQAITLPITYAAAAALLLHVPINCILVQGLHLGIRGVALGAVCTNLNFLLFLVTYVYFSGLTHGNGGSDGKDGACLSPMEEPALEWGRLVRLSIHSCMSVCLEWWWYEIMVMLCGVLADPKAAVAAMGILIQTTSLVYIFPHSLSCAVSTRVGHELGAGRPERARLAARVGLACGAALGLVACAFAASVRGVWARMFTADAAILRLTSVALPILGAAELGNCPQTAGCGVLRGSARPGKAARINASAFYGVGMPAALALAFWPARLDFRGMWAGMLAAQLVCAALMLRAVQRTDWEDQAVRARELTGAEAHGDVKSCHADADRVMAGNGLLVVTVLS; encoded by the coding sequence ATGTGCCATTGCTCCCAGCAGCAAgcacgaggcgtccacgaggctCTGCTCCAGCCACCCGTGCTGCATGACCGGCCAAAGAAagcgcgaggcggcggtggcggcggcgcgagtGCCGAGGTGGCCTCCATCGTGCGGCTCGCCGTGCCGATGGTCGGCGCGGGGCTGCTCATGTACGCGCGCTCCCTAGTGTCCATGATCTTTCTTGGCCGGCTCGGCCGCCTGCCACTCGCTGGCGGCTCCCTCGCGCTCGGCTTCGCCAACATCACCGGCTACTCGGTGCTCTCCGGGCTGGCTGCCGGTATGGACCCGGTGTGCGGCCAGGCGTTCGGTGCCGGCCGCACGTCTGTCCTCGCCGCGGCGCTCCGCCGCACCGTCTCGCTGCTCCTGGTCGCGTCCATCCCCGTCAGCCTGCTCTGGGTCGCCATGCACCGCATCCTCGTCGCTACAGGGCAGGACCCCGACATTGCGGCCGCTGCTTACGACTTCATCATGTGCTCGCTGCCAGACCTCCTCGTGCAGTCCTTCCTCCACCCGATCCGCGTGTACCTCCGCGCGCAGGCCATCACGCTCCCAATCACGTACGCAGCCGCCGCCGCGCTCCTGCTCCACGTTCCCATCAACTGCATCCTCGTgcagggtctccacctcggtaTCCGCGGCGTCGCCCTCGGAGCCGTCTGCACCAACCTGAACTTCTTGCTGTTCCTCGTGACCTACGTGTACTTCTCCGGACTAACGCATGGCAATGGCGGCAGCGATGGCAAAGATGGCGCATGTTTGTCACCGATGGAGGAACCTGCTCTGGAATGGGGCCGCTTGGTGAGGCTCTCCATTCACAGCTGCATGTCGGTATGCCTGGAGTGGTGGTGGTACGAGATCATGGTCATGCTTTGCGGCGTGCTCGCCGACCCGAAAGCGGCGGTGGCAGCTATGGGAATACTCATACAGACCACGTCACTGGTGTATATCTTCCCTCATTCCCTCAGCTGCGCCGTGTCCACGCGCGTCGGgcatgagctcggcgcgggtcgGCCGGAGCGTGCGCGCCTTGCGGCACGTGTCGGCCTCGCCTGTGGCGCCGCGCTGGGCCTCGTGGCGTGCGCATTCGCGGCGTCCGTGAGGGGCGTATGGGCGCGGATGTTCACCGCAGATGCGGCCATCCTGCGGCTGACGTCCGTGGCGCTGCCCATTCTCGGCGCCGCCGAGCTGGGCAACTGCCCGCAGACAGCGGGTTGCGGGGTGCTCCGCGGCAGCGCGCGGCCGGGAAAGGCCGCGAGGATCAACGCCTCAGCCTTCTATGGCGTCGGCATGCCGGCCGCTCTGGCGCTGGCGTTCTGGCCGGCACGGCTCGACTTCCGGGGCATGTGGGCCGGCATGCTGGCGGCGCAGCTGGTGTGCGCGGCCCTGATGCTGCGAGCGGTGCAGCGCACGGACTGGGAAGATCAGGCCGTTCGCGCGCGCGAGCTGACCGGCGCGGAGGCCCATGGCGACGTCAAAAGCTGCCATGCAGACGCAGACAGAGTGATGGCGGGCAACGGCTTGCTCGTGGTGACTGTGCTAAGTTGA